The genomic region TGTCGAACAATAAGGGGGTCAACTTTCCGGGGGTGTACCTGTCAGTCAAGGCGCTCACCGACAAAGACCGCGAAGATCTGGTGTTTGGCCTCAATCAGGGGGTTGACTGGGTGGCGCTGAGCTTCGTGCGCAACCCCCAGGATGTGCTGGAAATTAAAGAAATCATCCATGCCGCCGGTAAGAATGTGCCGGTGATCGTCAAGATTGAAAAGCACGAGGCGATCGAGCAGATGGAGGCGATTTTGTCGCTGTCTGACGGGGTGATGGTGGCGCGGGGCGACCTGGGGGTAGAGCTGCCCGCCGAGGAGGTGCCGATTCTGCAAAAGCGGCTGATCGCCATGGCCAATTCCCTGGGCATTCCGGTGATTACGGCCACCCAGATGCTCGACAGTATGGTGTCGAACCCCCGCCCCACCCGGGCAGAGGTCTCCGATATTGCCAACGCCATTCTCGACGGCACCGATGCGGTGATGCTCTCCAACGAGACTGCCGTGGGCAAGTTTCCGGTGGAGGCGGTGGCCACCATGGCCAAGGTGGCGGTGTGCACCGAGCAGGAGGGGCTGACCCTGGGCGATCGCAAAGACGGTGGCGGTGCCCGCTCGATTCCCAACGCCATCAGTCAGGCCGTGGGGCGCATTGCGTCGCAGCTCAACGCGGCGGCGATTATGACCCTGACCAAGTCGGGGGCCACCGCGCGCAATGTCTCGAAGTACCGGCCCAAAACACCCATTCTGGCGGTCACGCCCCACGTCCATGTGGCCCGCCAGCTTCAGCTGGTGTGGGGCGTTCGACCCCTGCTGGTGCTCGATTTGCCCTCCAGCACCCAGACCTTTCAGGCGGCGATGAGCGTTGCCCAGGAAAAAACCCTGCTCAACGACGGCGACCTGGTGGTGCTGACGGCGGGCACCCTCCAGGGGGTGTCGGGCTCCACCGACTTGATCAAGGTCGATGTAGTGACGGCGGTGCTGGGGCGCGGTGTGGGCGTCGGCGAAGCCTCGGTGAGCGGGCGGGCGCGGGTGGCCCGCAGCAGCCTCGACGTCAACGACTTCAACGACGGCGAAATTTTGGTGGTGCCCCACACCAGCGCCGACTTTGTGGAGGCGATTCGGCGGGCGGGGGGCATTGTCACCGAGGAGGACAGCCTTACCAGTCACGCGGCGGTCATTGGCCTGCGGCTGGGGGTGCCGGTGATTGTGGGGGTTAAAAATGCCACTGAAACCATTCGCGACGGCAGCATTCTCACCCTCGACACCCGACGGGGGCTAATCTACTCGGGTGCCCTGGGGCCGGTTAAAAACGAGCCAGCCATGAGTCTGTAGCGCCCGGAGCCTTTTGTCAGCTTTTCATAACAAAAGGCTCCGGTACCATGGCACCGGAGCCTTTTGTTATCGTGAACTATGGCTGGGAGCCTTAAAAAAAGGCTCCAACTTAACCTACTTATAAAGCTCAGTGGACAGGCGAAATGCCAGAATACCAGGCAGTAGAGCTAAGGCCAGAGCGATGAAAATCTGGGTGTCTGAAAGGGGCATAAAAAATACTCCTCAAGCTGAGTGAATAACGCTTAAGCAAAGACGCTGGGTCTAGACCGATTGTTAACTAAGATGGGGGCTTACGCGAGGCTGGTCGGCCTAACTGTTACAGAGCTTAACGGGAACCTGGGCGGGCCGCACCGGGTTTTCTGGTTTGGAGTTAGCCCTGCGGGCTGCTAGGCTGAAGAGCCACTCTTGCTGCGGTCCTCCTTCTCTCGGTGTGCTTCGTGATGCTAGATACGGATACGACTCAACCCGTGCGCGGTGACTTTGATCGGCAGCTGCTGCGGGTGCAGCGCGATCTGCTGCGCATGGGGGCCCTGGTTGAAAATTCCTGCGTTCTGGCGCGGGAGGCTCTGTGCGATCGCAACCTTGACGCCGCCCAGCGGCTGCATCGCCACGACAAGCAGATCGACAAGTTCTACCGCCAAATCGAACTGGACTGTATGCATCTGTTTACGCTGCAATCGTCGCCGGAAGCCGAAGATCTGCGCCGGGTGGGGGCTTTTATGCAGCTAGTGCGCGACCTGGAGCGCATTGGCGACTACGCCGAAGACCTGGGCGAGGTTGCAATCAAGCTCTTTCCCTACCCGGTACACCCCCTGATGGGACGGGTGCAGACCATGCTCGATCGCTGTCGGTCGATGGTGGCTATGTGCCTGCTGGCTCTCTCCGATCTCGATGCTAAAAGCGGCCTGGAGATCAAGCAAAAAGACGACGCCATCGACACTGACTACGACGAGCTCTATGCTCTGCTGGCCCACCAGACCAACCTGATCGGCTCCGTAGAGCCGACGGTGCTGCTGGTGCTGGCCATTCGCTACATGGAGCGTATTGCCGACCACGCCACCAACATTGGCAAGCGGGTGGCCTACATTGTTACGGGCGAACGCACCTGATGGATTGAGGTGAGAGGTGAGAGGTTTTGGACGCAGATTTAGCCCTGCACCTGACACCTAATAACCCTACACCTGCCCCTCATTTACAAAACGTTGCCCACCGTTGACAAAAAGATTTGACAGCGGTCCATTTCCTGAGAAACTGTAGGGGTGAGCCGAATCCCCGTCGTTTAAGGGGTTGGGCTCGATTGTCGGCCTGGCCTGGGGCGAGGGTTACTCCCCCGTCGGGTTCATCTGCGGCTGTAGCAGTTACACTTGGGCGTCGGCTACCCCAGTCTGTCGGTTGTCCTCTCGGCCATAGCTGGAGGAGGGAGCCAGGGCGCTGGTGTCTGCAATCTTCCTTGACGAAGATGAATCAAGGCCGGTTGCCGCTACAGCTTCACCCCAGCACTGGTTTCTGCGTCGCCTCGTTGCTACAGGCAGCGTTCTGAGACCGCTCCCCTGGTGCTTGCTCAGGTTGACGACCTGTTGTAGCCCAGGGCACCCCAGTCATGAATAGTTTTAGGAATCAGTCGCTACATGGAACTCTCGATCGCGGCCTTACTGGCAAGCTTTGCCAAAGATAAAACCCATACCCTCAAGGGCCTAGAGAAGAAGCTGCACTGCAACGACGATGACAGCCAGCGCGACTTACAGATTGCCGTCGATGCCCTGGAGCGCATTGGGGTACTGGTCAAGGAGCGGGGCAAATACCGTCGCGAGCTGGCCGAAGACGTGATCGAGGGCAAGCTGCGCTGCTCGAGCAAGGGCTTTTGCTTTGCCATTCAGGACGAAGAGGGGGCCGACGACATCTACGTGCGCGAAAGCCAGCTAAATACGGCCTGGAATGGCGATCGCGTGCTGGTTAAAGTCACTAAAGAAGGCAGTCGCCGCCGCAGCCCCGAGGGTGAAGTGCAGCTTATATTAGAGCGGGCCAACGCCTCGGTGCTGGCCCGAGTCAAGCAGGAGGCCGACGACTACCGCGCTGTGCCCCTTGACGATCGCCTGCTGTTTGAGCTGGCCCTGGTGGCCAACGGTGGCGATCTGGCTGAGGCCGTCGATCAGCTGGCCCACGTGGAAATTGTTCGCTATCCCCTAGGACAGCACCCACCCCAGGGCCGCGTGGCCCAGATTCTCGGCAGCGATGCCGAAGCCGCCGCCGACATCGACATTGTCTACTGCAAGCACGACCTGCCCCGCAAATTTTCTGATGCGGTACTGGCCGCCGCCCAGGATTTGCCCACCCGCGTGCTCAAAGCCGACATTAAGGATCGCGTTGACCTGCGCGATCTGCTCACCGTCTCGATCGATGGCCCCAACGTTCAGGTGATCGATGACGCCCTCAGTCTGGAGCGCACCGCCGCTGGCCAGTGGCGGCTGGGGATTCACATTGCCGATATTTCCCACTACGTGCCGGCCCACTCCGCCATTGACCAGGAGGCCTGCAAGCGCGGTACCTCGGTGTACCTGGGCGATGAGGTGATTCCGATGCTGCCGCCGCCGCTGTCTGGCCCGCTGGGGTCGCTGCTGGCGGGCAAAGACCGGCTGGCGATTTCGGTTTTAGTCACCCTGGACGACACTGGAGCCGTGCTGGAGTACGAGGTTCAGCCCACGGTAGTGGCCGTAGACCACCAAATTTCCTATCAAGAAGCCCAGGCGGTGCTGGAACGCGATAACTCAGATCTGATCAAGAGCCTGGGCATTAAGCCCAAGGTGCTCAAGGCCCTAGAGCCGGTCTACGATCTGATGGACAACCTGCTCTATCTGAGCCAGGCGATCAAGCGGCAGCGGCTCCATCGGGGTTCCTTTGAGCTAAATTTGCCCGAGTACGACTTCCCCGCCGATGCGGGTGAGCCCCTGGCCCACTACCGATCGCCCAAGTTTCAGTACGACGACGAGGGGCTGCTGGGGGTGATGGTCACCGCCACCAGCCTGCCCTCCCGGCAGATTGTCACCGAGTCGATGCTGCTGGCCAACCAGCTGATTGCCCAGCAGCTCAAGGCTCTGGGGGTGCCCGCCATCTACCGCCTGCACCGCGCCCCCGATGCGGGCGACGTGCAGGAGCTGGTTAAGCTGGCCGAAAACATGGAGATTCAGCTCACCCTAGATGACGAAGCGGCTCCCCAGCCGAAGGACTACCAGCGGTTTGTGGAGCAGTTTGCCGCCTCGGGGGCTGAGAAAATTCTTACCTACCTGCTGCTGGAGACGATTCAGCCCGCCTTCTACAGCACCCACGCCGACCTGCACTTTGGGCTGGCCCTCACCGACGGCTATACCCACTTCACCTCCCCCTCCCGCCGCTACGCCGATCTGCTGGTGCACCGCATTCTCCACGCGGTGTTTGAGTCGGGCCGCGATCGCCGCTCCACCCGCTCCAAAGACCCCGCCAACCTGCGCCACAGCTCCTGCCACGGCCAGGTCAACTGGAACGTGCTGCCCCCCGACATTCAGCACGAACTCGAGGACGACATTCCCCGCATCGCCATTCATCTGACCGAGCGCGAGCGCCTGGCCCAGGAGGCCGAGTCCGATCTGGAGGGGCTCAAAAAAGCGGAGTTTATGCGATCGCATACCGGCGAGGTCTTCCACGGTCTGATTACCGGGGTGCAGTCCTACGGCTTCTTCGTCGAAATTGAAGAACTGCTGGTGGAAGGGCTCGTCCACGTCAGCTCGCTCAAAGACGACTGGTACGAGTACCGCGCCCGCCAACAAAAGCTCGTCGGCCGCAAAAACCGCCAGCAGTACCGCCTCGGCGACAAGGTTGATGTACAGGTCAAGAGCGTTGACTACTACCGTCAGCAGATCGATCTGGTCGCCGTCGGCGGCGGCAGCCAGGCTCCCGAAGACGAAGACAACGGCTACAGCGAAGACGACAACGGCGAACCGATTGAGGGGCGCGATGAGGGGCGTGACGGCGGGCGGGATGAGAGCGAGTAGGTGAGTGATGGGTAGGTGGGTAGGTGGGTAGGTGAGTGCTTGAGACAGCGAGTTAGTTCAGTGGCGTTAGCCCTAAAATCATAGGCTCGTTAGGATTAGGACAGGTACGCGGGTGGCCTAGATAGCTCAATTCTCCACCCACACACCCACACACCCACACACCCACACACCTACAATGCCCTCACCCGAAACCCTCGCTGCCGCCCGCCCTCTAATTTTGGGTGTCACCGGGGCCTCGGGGCTGATCTACGCCGTGCGTACGCTCAAACATGTGCTCAACGCCGACGGTGTCGTGGATCTGGTGGCCTCCAAGGCGTCGCAAATGGTGTGGCAGGCCGAATCTGGCATCCACATGCCCCTCGACCCTGAGAAGCAGGAGCAGTTTTGGCGTGACCAGGCGGAGGTGCCCACTGCGGGCAAGCTGCGCTGCCATCCGTGGGGGGATGTGGGAGCCACCATTGCCAGCGGCTCGTACCGGGCGGCGGGCATGGTGGTGATACCGTGCAGTATGAGCACCGTGGGGCGGCTGGCGGCGGGTCTGAGTTCTGACCTGCTGGAGCGGGCTGCCGATGTGCAGCTCAAGGAGGGCCGCAGGCTGGTGGTGGTGCCGCGCGAAACCCCCTTTAGCCTGATTCACCTGCGCAACCTGACCACCCTAGCCGAGGCTGGGGCGCGCATTGTACCCGCTATTCCCGCCTGGTACCACCAGCCCCAGTCCATCGACGACCTGGTGGATTTTGTGGTGGCCCGCGCCCTCGACCAGCTCGACATCGACTGTGTGCCCCTCAACCGCTGGCAGGGGCACCTATCTAACGCCTAACCGCCGCCAGGCACGATAGGATGGGCAGGACGGCGTTATAGGGCTACCGATGGCTACCGTGCGTCTAGTTGTGGTCTTGCTGGTGTTGGGGGCTGTGGTGCTGCTGGGGGTGCAAAACCTGACCCCAGCTCTGCCCCTGGTCTTTTTTGGCGGCACCACCCAGGCTCTGCCCCTCGGGGTGTGGCTGTCGGGGGCTGTGGTTTTAGGGGCGCTGACGACGCTGCTGTTGACGGCCCTACTGGGCACGATCGGCCCCGGTGGCGGCCGTCGATCGACGGCCTACAAGTATCGCCCCCAGACATTCTATGAACCCACCGATTCAGCCCCTGGCTCCGGCTCGGCCTCGACAGCGACCCAGTACACCGCCTCCGGATCGAGACGTGGCGGAGGCGGGCGACAGCCTGCCGCTCCCGGTACCAGAAGCGATGACCCCGCTGACGACGATCCCAGCTGGAGAGACTGGACCAGCCTGAAATCTCCTGGTCAGTGGAGCGATTGGGAATCCCTTAGCCAGGCTGCCAAACCCGAAACCTCTCCGGCAGCTTCAGCGGCCTCGGCCTCGGGCATTGTTGACAGTGTTACCACCTGGTTTAGCAGCAGCAAACAGCGCGCCAAGCAACAGCAGCGGGTCAACGAATCGCTGCGCGAGCTAGACAACGACTGGGACGGGTTGGACGATCGCCCATACCGCGCCCCGGGCGTCAGCCCGGTAGAAGACCATCTCGATGACATCACCCAGGGCTGGGAGCAGGACAGCGACAGCTATGCGCCCAACCCTGCCCCCAACCGCGACTTTGAAGCCTCCCAGGCCCCGCGCCGGGTGTATCGCGACGGATCGCTATACTCCTATAGCTATCGCGATGAGGGCGACCCGGCTCCCCAGAGCGGCCAGGTTGACAACATCTACGCACCCCCTGACGATGTCATCTACGGCAGTGACCCAGACCCTCGCTATGCTGATATGGCCTACACCAGAGGCTCGGTACATGCCCTTGACGACAGTGCCTACAGCAGAGAGGAGGAGGACGACCTGGGTGAACCCGAAATCGCTGAAGATGGCGTCGTCGATGCCGACTACCGAGTAATTGTGCCCCCTTACACCGCCGCCGCCGAAGCCGCCGCCACCGCCACCTGGGCCGACCGCAGTGAATCTGTCCCAGATCGACCTGGTGACGAATGGGACGACGCCGACGACGCCCTCACCCCCTAACCCCTCATCTCCCCCACCCCCTCACTCCCCACTCCCCACCATGACCCTGAGCGATCGCCTCAACGGCATTAACCTCTACCTCATCGGCATGATGGGCGCTGGCAAAAGCAGCACGGGCGCGGCGCTGGCCCAGATGCTCGGCTACCAGTTCTTCGACACTGACGCTGTGGTAGAAGCGGCGGCGGGGCAGTCTATCCCTGATATCTTTGCCAGCCAGGGGGAGTCCGCCTTTCGCCAAATCGAAACCGGGGTACTGGCAGAGCTGTCGGCCTACCGGCGGCTGGTGGTGGCCACTGGCGGCGGTATTGTCACCCAGCAGCAAAACTGGAGCTATCTGCACCACGGCATTGTGGTGTGGCTGGATGTGCCAGCTGCGGTGCTGCAAGAGCGGTTGGCGGCGGATGCGGGCCGTCCGCTGCTGCGGGGGGAGGACTGGCCAACCAAGCTGACAGCCCTTTTAGAGCAGCGGCAGCCCCTCTACGCCCAGGCCGATGTGCGTGTGCCCGTGGGGGCGGGGGAGGCGGTGGGGGCGATCGCCGCTCGCATTCTCGACTTGGTGGCCGAAAGAATTAGCGTCAATACCGATTCTGCCGTGCTCAATTGATACACTACTGGCAGCTTAATTTCTGGCAACTCTATCGGTAGCGCCATGGTTCAGTCTCCTTCTTCGCAAACCGGCAGCATCCACGAGGCCGAGGCCGCCCGGGTTCGCATTCTCAGCGAGGCATTGCCCTACATTCAGCAGTTTCGGGGCCGTACGGTGGTGGTCAAGTACGGCGGCGCGGCAATGAAGGACGGCAGCCTGAAGGCGGGGGTAATCCGCGACATTGTATTTATGTCCTGCGTGGGCATTCGCCCGGTGGTGGTGCACGGCGGCGGCCCCGAAATCAATATTTGGCTGGGCAAGCTGGGCATTGAGCCCCAGTTCAAAGACGGCCTGCGGGTCACCGATGCCCCCACTATGGACGTGGTGGAAATGGTGCTGGTGGGCCGGGTCAATAAAGAACTGGTGTCGCTGATTAACCAGGAGGGGGGCAAGGCCGTGGGCCTCTGCGGCAAAGACGGTGGCCTAATCACCGCTCGGCCCCAGGGCGCGGCCGATGTGGGGTTTGTGGGCGAGGTGAGCGGCATCAACTCGGGCATTATCAAAACCCTGGTGGAGGCGGGCTATATTCCCATCGTGTCGAGCGTGGCCAGCGACGAAACCGGCCAGGCCTACAACATCAACGCCGACACCGTAGCGGGGGAAATTGCCGCCGCCCTGGGGGCCGAAAAGCTGATTTTGCTCACCGACACCAAGGGCATTTTAGAGGACTACCACGACCCCTCCACCCTGTTGCCCAAGCTCGATATTCAGCAGGCGCGGCAGTTGATCGAAAGCGGCGTGGTGTCGGGGGGCATGATTCCGAAGGTGAACTGCTGCGTGCGATCGCTCGCCCAGGGGGTCGGGGCCGCCCACATTCTCGATGGCCGCGTGCCCAACGCCCTGCTGCTCGAAATTTTCAGCGATCTGGGCATTGGCTCGATGATTGTGGCCTCTGAGTTTCGGGGGTAGATCTCAATCCTGCCTGACGACCCTCCGGTTCTCAGGGTTGAGGGTTTAAGGTATCCGGTTCAAGGTCGGCCGTAAACCGTAAACCTTAAACCTTAAACCCCCTCAACCCTCTATCTTTGGCTTGGCAGACTACTAGGAAATCACCTCTAGAAAGCTGGGGCGATGACTGATGGTGGCCCACCAGGCGTTGAGCCGGGGAATGTCGCTGGTGACGGCGGCAAATTCTGGCGTTTTTGACAGATACAGCATCACCGGCATGAGATAGAAGTCGGCCAGGGTAATGGTGGGGCCGAGCAGGTAGGGGCTACCGGGGGCGATCGCCTCAATGGCCTCCAGAGCGGTTTTTGCCTGGGGGGTGGCGGCGGCTACGGCGTCCTCATCGGGCTGGCCCCCCTGGCTGGGTACAATCAGCCGCTGAATGGTGATTGTGCCGATGGCTGGGCCGTAGAGGTAGTTATCGACGATCGCCATGATCTGGCGCATGCGAGCCTGGCCCATGGGGTCGGCAGGGGTAAACGCCCGGTTGCCCACTACGGTATCGAGGTATTCCACAATGGCTGAGGTTTCGTAGAGCGTTTCGCCGTCTATCTCCAGGGTGGGCACCTTGCCAAAGGGGTGCTTGGCCAGGTAGTCGGGGTCGCGATCGCTAAAGATATTCACCTCTTTGAGGTCGTAGGGCGTGTTGGTTTCCGCCAAAATCATGCGGACGGTGCGGACGTAGGTGCTGATGGTCGGCCCGTAGAGCGTATATTGGGTCATCTCAGTTAGCAAGTAAGTGTCAGTGCCCCAGGGGGCATCTTCAACCTACCGTGATTCGTCCTGGGACACCGATACAGTATTGTCTAGCGTTTAACCCAAAATAAAACCAGTCCATGTCTCGCCACCGGTTTCAGGCTAAATTGCGATATTTAACCCAGCGTTTGGGTTGGCTGTACATCGGCGCGATCGCCCTCTGGTTTGGCCTGCGCCTCGTTTTCTTCGACCGATTTTGGTGGCTGGCGCTGCTGAATACAATCGCATTCTATCTATTTGTGCCGGTTGGGCTGCTGCTGCCCCTGGGTATCTGGCTGCGGCTGCGGGGGATGCTGCTGGGGCTGACTTTGCCCATCGCCCTGTTTGTGGGGCAATTTGGCCCGCTGTTTTTGCCGGAGTGGGCCGCATCAGCGCCCGCCTCTCAGAGCTTTAGGGTCATGAGCTTTAACCTGCTGTGGAGCAATGAGAATTACGCCCAGACTGCCCAATCCATTCGAGCGGCTGCCCCCGATATTGTCGGATTTCAAGAAGTGCGGCCGCCGAATATTGAGGCGTTGAGCGCGGCGTTGCCGGACTACCCCTACAGCGTTTTTCACCAGTCGGATCACTACCACACCGTTGGCCTGGTGAGCCGGTGGCCCATTGTCACCTCTGAGCAGTTCCCCGATCCAACCTTTAAGCGCGGCCTGCAAAGCGTTATTGACCTGGATGGCACGCCGCTGACCGTAATTGTGGCCCACCTGGCCCCCAACAACATGCCGCTGCGGCCCCTGGGCAAATTTGTCGGGCAGACCCAGGAGCGCTACGCCCGCCGAGCCGCCGAGGTAGGGCAGCTCAAGCAGGCGGTGCAGAACCGCGATCGCCCCGTGGTGCTGCTGTGCGACTGCAATATGACCGACACCTCCGAGACCCACGCCCAGCTGAAGTCGGTGCTGACCGACAGTTTTCAGCAGGTGGGGTGGGGGCTGGGCCATACCCTGCGGCTGGGGAACATCCCCTGGCCCGTGCAGCGGCTTGACTACGTGTGGCACACCGCCGACCTGCAAGCGGTGAGCGCTCGGGTAGGCGATCGCGCCGGGTCTGACCATCACCCGGTGGTGGCCACCCTCCAGATGAAGTCATAGAAGATTTTCAGAACAGGCGATGCCAGCTATTCAGTAGCCGG from Nodosilinea sp. PGN35 harbors:
- the pyk gene encoding pyruvate kinase, whose product is MPLRNSVRRTKIVATIGPATQSADVLRELIEAGATTLRLNFSHGSHDDHQRSIRLIRQISFELNQPVGILQDLQGPKIRLGKFEHGPIQLAKGDPFVLTSEIIPGTQGRACVTYDKLAQEVPAGATILLDDGKVEMQVESVDRSAKELHCRVVVGGTLSNNKGVNFPGVYLSVKALTDKDREDLVFGLNQGVDWVALSFVRNPQDVLEIKEIIHAAGKNVPVIVKIEKHEAIEQMEAILSLSDGVMVARGDLGVELPAEEVPILQKRLIAMANSLGIPVITATQMLDSMVSNPRPTRAEVSDIANAILDGTDAVMLSNETAVGKFPVEAVATMAKVAVCTEQEGLTLGDRKDGGGARSIPNAISQAVGRIASQLNAAAIMTLTKSGATARNVSKYRPKTPILAVTPHVHVARQLQLVWGVRPLLVLDLPSSTQTFQAAMSVAQEKTLLNDGDLVVLTAGTLQGVSGSTDLIKVDVVTAVLGRGVGVGEASVSGRARVARSSLDVNDFNDGEILVVPHTSADFVEAIRRAGGIVTEEDSLTSHAAVIGLRLGVPVIVGVKNATETIRDGSILTLDTRRGLIYSGALGPVKNEPAMSL
- a CDS encoding endonuclease/exonuclease/phosphatase family protein codes for the protein MSRHRFQAKLRYLTQRLGWLYIGAIALWFGLRLVFFDRFWWLALLNTIAFYLFVPVGLLLPLGIWLRLRGMLLGLTLPIALFVGQFGPLFLPEWAASAPASQSFRVMSFNLLWSNENYAQTAQSIRAAAPDIVGFQEVRPPNIEALSAALPDYPYSVFHQSDHYHTVGLVSRWPIVTSEQFPDPTFKRGLQSVIDLDGTPLTVIVAHLAPNNMPLRPLGKFVGQTQERYARRAAEVGQLKQAVQNRDRPVVLLCDCNMTDTSETHAQLKSVLTDSFQQVGWGLGHTLRLGNIPWPVQRLDYVWHTADLQAVSARVGDRAGSDHHPVVATLQMKS
- a CDS encoding shikimate kinase; translated protein: MTLSDRLNGINLYLIGMMGAGKSSTGAALAQMLGYQFFDTDAVVEAAAGQSIPDIFASQGESAFRQIETGVLAELSAYRRLVVATGGGIVTQQQNWSYLHHGIVVWLDVPAAVLQERLAADAGRPLLRGEDWPTKLTALLEQRQPLYAQADVRVPVGAGEAVGAIAARILDLVAERISVNTDSAVLN
- a CDS encoding ribonuclease R family protein gives rise to the protein MELSIAALLASFAKDKTHTLKGLEKKLHCNDDDSQRDLQIAVDALERIGVLVKERGKYRRELAEDVIEGKLRCSSKGFCFAIQDEEGADDIYVRESQLNTAWNGDRVLVKVTKEGSRRRSPEGEVQLILERANASVLARVKQEADDYRAVPLDDRLLFELALVANGGDLAEAVDQLAHVEIVRYPLGQHPPQGRVAQILGSDAEAAADIDIVYCKHDLPRKFSDAVLAAAQDLPTRVLKADIKDRVDLRDLLTVSIDGPNVQVIDDALSLERTAAGQWRLGIHIADISHYVPAHSAIDQEACKRGTSVYLGDEVIPMLPPPLSGPLGSLLAGKDRLAISVLVTLDDTGAVLEYEVQPTVVAVDHQISYQEAQAVLERDNSDLIKSLGIKPKVLKALEPVYDLMDNLLYLSQAIKRQRLHRGSFELNLPEYDFPADAGEPLAHYRSPKFQYDDEGLLGVMVTATSLPSRQIVTESMLLANQLIAQQLKALGVPAIYRLHRAPDAGDVQELVKLAENMEIQLTLDDEAAPQPKDYQRFVEQFAASGAEKILTYLLLETIQPAFYSTHADLHFGLALTDGYTHFTSPSRRYADLLVHRILHAVFESGRDRRSTRSKDPANLRHSSCHGQVNWNVLPPDIQHELEDDIPRIAIHLTERERLAQEAESDLEGLKKAEFMRSHTGEVFHGLITGVQSYGFFVEIEELLVEGLVHVSSLKDDWYEYRARQQKLVGRKNRQQYRLGDKVDVQVKSVDYYRQQIDLVAVGGGSQAPEDEDNGYSEDDNGEPIEGRDEGRDGGRDESE
- a CDS encoding flavin prenyltransferase UbiX, yielding MPSPETLAAARPLILGVTGASGLIYAVRTLKHVLNADGVVDLVASKASQMVWQAESGIHMPLDPEKQEQFWRDQAEVPTAGKLRCHPWGDVGATIASGSYRAAGMVVIPCSMSTVGRLAAGLSSDLLERAADVQLKEGRRLVVVPRETPFSLIHLRNLTTLAEAGARIVPAIPAWYHQPQSIDDLVDFVVARALDQLDIDCVPLNRWQGHLSNA
- the psaM gene encoding photosystem I reaction center subunit XII; protein product: MPLSDTQIFIALALALLPGILAFRLSTELYK
- the argB gene encoding acetylglutamate kinase: MVQSPSSQTGSIHEAEAARVRILSEALPYIQQFRGRTVVVKYGGAAMKDGSLKAGVIRDIVFMSCVGIRPVVVHGGGPEINIWLGKLGIEPQFKDGLRVTDAPTMDVVEMVLVGRVNKELVSLINQEGGKAVGLCGKDGGLITARPQGAADVGFVGEVSGINSGIIKTLVEAGYIPIVSSVASDETGQAYNINADTVAGEIAAALGAEKLILLTDTKGILEDYHDPSTLLPKLDIQQARQLIESGVVSGGMIPKVNCCVRSLAQGVGAAHILDGRVPNALLLEIFSDLGIGSMIVASEFRG
- a CDS encoding glutathione S-transferase family protein, translated to MTQYTLYGPTISTYVRTVRMILAETNTPYDLKEVNIFSDRDPDYLAKHPFGKVPTLEIDGETLYETSAIVEYLDTVVGNRAFTPADPMGQARMRQIMAIVDNYLYGPAIGTITIQRLIVPSQGGQPDEDAVAAATPQAKTALEAIEAIAPGSPYLLGPTITLADFYLMPVMLYLSKTPEFAAVTSDIPRLNAWWATISHRPSFLEVIS
- the phoU gene encoding phosphate signaling complex protein PhoU → MLDTDTTQPVRGDFDRQLLRVQRDLLRMGALVENSCVLAREALCDRNLDAAQRLHRHDKQIDKFYRQIELDCMHLFTLQSSPEAEDLRRVGAFMQLVRDLERIGDYAEDLGEVAIKLFPYPVHPLMGRVQTMLDRCRSMVAMCLLALSDLDAKSGLEIKQKDDAIDTDYDELYALLAHQTNLIGSVEPTVLLVLAIRYMERIADHATNIGKRVAYIVTGERT